A genomic stretch from Diachasmimorpha longicaudata isolate KC_UGA_2023 chromosome 2, iyDiaLong2, whole genome shotgun sequence includes:
- the LOC135172648 gene encoding uncharacterized protein LOC135172648, translated as MENGNNEPSYDNGIWKGVVTQPTKWYRYRSELLESLRKFPDRIVQIDHITNRKDSYRELADRVVRCAIWLKRQNLKPDDVIGICTYNHLDTFVPVLAIILTGHIMNPWWNAVLDNDLAKYFLNLTQPKIVFADDVTIDIIKEAVAEVGSTAKVIAFRETPGFESLDNILMSPSASEVAEFRPNDLQDIDEPFWIAYTSGSTGYPKGAVISYRRIIVDVGSIPEEPSINFWVPAICWTTGVVNMLITITRCSSAIICPGATEEIIAQILDKYKVTHMLMSNAAIASRMMKVESIKEYDFSFVKMVMFGGVALLPEVDKFLMNLFPNALISNAYGSTEAAFICMRRKKMRKLTSCGQVTPNCEIKIVDPESGNILGPNEEGELYAKHAGMMLRYYKDEQNTKAAFDEEGWFRTGDLAYYDEDGDYFIVDRLKELIKFKNNIHIVPAVIEGIILTHPGVFEVAVVAKPHVSDAEHPMAFVIKHPNAKVTEHDIIDLVAENLPDHMALRGGVMFLKEMPHTDAGKISKKELRRMARSAASEQ; from the exons ATGGAAAATGGCAAT AATGAACCGTCTTACGATAATGGAATTTGGAAAGGAGTGGTTACACAGCCAACGAAATGGTATCGCTACAGATCGGAATTATTGGAGAGCCTTCGAAAATTTCCCGATCGCATCGTCCAA ATTGATCATATCACGAATCGAAAAGACTCATATCGGGAGCTAGCTGACCGTGTCGTCAGATGTGCTATTTGGTTGAAACGGCAAAACCTCAAACCTGATGATGTTATTGGAATATGTACATATAATCATCTGGACACATTTGTTCCAGTGTTAGCCATTATCCTGACAGGACACATCATGAATCCCTGGTGGAACGCTGTCTTAGACAATG ACTTGgccaaatattttctgaatcTCACCCAACCAAAAATCGTTTTCGCCGATGACGTCACCATAGACATCATTAAAGAGGCAGTCGCTGAAGTTGGATCAACCGCCAAGGTCATTGCGTTCCGGGAAACCCCTGGTTTCGAATCTCTCGACAATATTCTCATGTCCCCAAGTGCATCTGAAGTAGCTGAATTCCGTCCAAATGATCTACAAGATATAGACGAACCATTCTGGATCGCGTACACATCCGGAAGCACGGGATACCCGAAAGGCGCCGTCATCAGTTACCGACGAATTATTGTCGATGTGGGTTCAATTCCTGAAGAACCCTCGATCAATTTTTGGGTCCCTGCCATATGCTGGACTACCGGGGTGGTAAACATGTTAATAACCATCACCAGATGCTCCTCAGCGATCATTTGCCCTGGCGCAACTGAAGAAATTATCGCCCAGATACTGGACAAATACAAG GTTACCCACATGCTGATGTCAAACGCCGCAATTGCTTCTAGAATGATGAAAGTAGAATCGATTAAGGagtatgatttttcattcgtgaAGATGGTCATGTTTGGTGGAGTTGCACTGCTCCCCGAAGTCGATAAATTTCTCATGAATCTCTTTCCAAATGCCCTAATATCGAATGCATACG GTTCCACAGAAGCCGCTTTCATATGCATGCGTAGGAAGAAAATGAGGAAGTTAACATCATGTGGACAAGTTACTCCTaattgtgaaataaaaattgttgatccGGAGAGTGGAAATATATTAGGACCAAATGAAGAGGGTGAGTTGTATGCCAAACACGCCGGGATGATGTTGAGATATTACAAAGATGAGCAGAATACCAAGGCCGCATTTGATGAAGAAG GATGGTTTCGCACCGGGGATTTAGCATATTACGATGAGGATGGCGATTACTTCATCGTTGATCGCCTAAAAGAGTTGATAAAGTTCAAAAATAACATTCATATTGTACCCGCCGTAATAGAGGGAATTATCCTAACACATCCTGGTGTCTTTGAGGTCGCAGTGGTGGCCAAACCACATGTATCTGATGCTGAACATCCAATGGCGTTTGTCATAAAGCATCCGAATGCAAAA GTTACCGAACATGATATAATTGACCTTGTCGCTGAGAATCTACCTGACCATATGGCCCTCAGAGGGGGTGTCATGTTCCTCAAGGAGATGCCACATACAGATgctggaaaaatttcgaaaaaagaaCTGCGACGTATGGCTAGATCTGCCGCCTCTGAGCAATAG